A single region of the Musa acuminata AAA Group cultivar baxijiao chromosome BXJ1-11, Cavendish_Baxijiao_AAA, whole genome shotgun sequence genome encodes:
- the LOC135597758 gene encoding protein LURP-one-related 15-like, whose product MSDSSSPISRPDAIVDPRFCVSYPIDLTFFIDAAWLNCDHLAVTDINGNVVFKVEAHKWNLRNRQVVVDASGKPVISMQQKLRSVHDRWQVFKGDSSDPKDLLFSVRRSSALQFKTELDVFLAANTEEEVCDFKMKGSYRKRSCTVYKGDSSTEVAQMSKEYKFVNSSVSKNAFGVAISPNTDHSFIAALLIIQHELQLHNEHSEASGAVVGEISDGIFQGLAAALGGS is encoded by the exons atgtcGGACTCGAGTAGTCCGATTTCTCGGCCCGACGCCATCGTCGACCCGCGGTTCTGCGTGTCGTACCCGATCGACCTCACGTTCTTCATCGACGCCGCCTGGTTGAACTGTGACCACCTCGCGGTGACCGACATCAACGGAAACGTCGTCTTCAAGGTCGAAGCCCATAAGTGGAACCTCAGAAACAGGCAGGTGGTCGTCGACGCCTCCGGCAAGCCTGTGATTTCGATGCAGCAGAAG CTGCGTAGCGTCCATGACCGGTGGCAGGTCTTCAAGGGAGATAGCTCGGATCCTAAAGACCTGCTGTTTAGCGTCAGGAGGAGTTCTGCTCTCCAATTCAAGACCGAGTTGGACGTGTTCTTAGCTGCCAACACGGAGGAGGAGGTGTGTGACTTCAAGATGAAGGGAAGCTACCGCAAGAGATCATGCACGGTGTACAAGGGAGATTCTTCCACGGAGGTCGCACAG ATGAGCAAAGAATACAAGTTTGTGAACAGCTCAGTATCCAAGAATGCTTTTGGGGTGGCCATCAGCCCAAACACTGACCACTCCTTCATAGCTGCCCTGCTCATAATTCAACATGAGCTCCAGCTCCATAATGAACACTCTGAAGCCTCAGGTGCAGTCGTAGGAGAAATCTCCGATGGAATCTTCCAAGGACTCGCAGCTGCATTAGGTGGATCCTAA